Genomic window (Deltaproteobacteria bacterium):
TGGAGCGAACAAGAGCTCGCAAGCCTCTTACCACCGATCAGTTACTGGGGATCGCGAACTACCTGACTTACGGAAGGATCGTTATTGTGATAATCGTCGTTTTTCTCATGATGATGATGAACGATCATGATCCGGACCGTATTCTGATGACGAAAACATTGAGTTGGATTTGCATGGTGTTGGTAACGATTGCCGGGATCTCCGATGCCGTGGACGGTTACTATGCGAGAAAATACGGCGTCGTTAGTTCGTTTGGAAAATTCTTGGACCCGCTGGCCGATAAACTTCTTTCGATGTCGGTCCTCATCATGCTCCTTTCTTTGGGCCGTGTCCCTGCCTGGATCGTCGTTTTGTTGGTCGCGCGCGATGTGACGATCACGGCGGTTCGTTCGATGGCAGCGGCGGAGGGGATAGAAATCGCCGCCTCTTGGTGGGGGAAGAGGAAAACCTTGATTCAGACCATTGCCCTTGGATTTCTTCTGGTCCATCATCAATTCTATTTTTTGAATCCTCATGCCGTCGGTATGGGACTTCTGTGGGTGACATTGTTTGTTTCAATCGGATCGGCACTTCATTATATCACCGGATTTTTCAGTGAGGTTCTAACAAGAAAAAAAGGAGGAGATTATGGCAGTCGCACGAGTCACTGAGTTGGTCGCTTCATCAACCGAAAGCTGGGATGATGCCGCACGACAGGCGGTCACAAGAGCCGCCAAGACGCTTCGCGGGATTACCGGGATCGAAATTGTCCGTCAGACCGCAAAAGTCGACAAAGGTCGGATTGCCGAATTTCGGATTCACGCGAAGATTACCTTCGTGCTGGAGAAGTAGATAGCCATGGGCAAACCCATGGCACTTTAAAACCACGCGCTACGCGCACAACAGAAGCATTCACCCACGTCCAAGGGCGTGGTACTCTGCGCGCGTCGTGGATCCCCGATGGGGATTGTCAAGGGGAGAGCTGGATCTTCCCTTGACTTTAGCGAGCGTCGGATTCACTCCGCGCGAGCGAAATAGAGCGGAGCAGCTCTTCGAACTGTTGAAAATTCAGTGTCTGAAATCCGTCGGAGAGTGCCTTGGACGGTTCCTTGTGTATCTCAATGATCACTCCGGCTGCCCCGGCGGCGATTGCCGCTCGGGTGAGCGGGGCAACGAGGGAGGCGCGGCCCGTGCCGTGAGAGGGATCGACGATAATGGGCAGGTGGGAGACCTCCCGGATGTAGGCCACGGCGTTTAGGTCGAGTGTGTTTCGCGTTGCTGTCTCGAAGGTTCGGATTCCTCTTTCGCAGAGAACGACCTGATCGTTCCCTCCCGCCAGGATGTACTCAGCGGCCAATAGAAATTCTTCAATCGTTGCCGCCATCCCCCTTTTCAGTAAAACCGGTTTTCGGATCTCTCCGAGACGCCTCAGCATCTCGAAGTTTTGCATATTGCGGGCACCGACCTGGATCATATCGGCATACCGGACAACCTCATCCAGGGTTTCGAGATGGAGCAGTTCCGTCACCACGGCAAGTCCGAATTGATCAGCCGCCTTCCGGAGATATTTGAGCCCCTCGACCCCAAGCCCCTGAAAGGCGTAAGGGCTTGTCCTTGGCTTGAACGCCCCTCCGCGGATTGCCTTGACCTTGTTTTTAAAAAGGCATTCGGCCGTTTCAAAAACATGGGTCTCGCTCTCGACACTGCAAGGCCCTGCAATAATCACAGGGGGATTACTGCCGCCGAACGTGACACCATTCTTAAGTCGGATGAGCGTATCCTGGATTCGCCATTCGCGTGAGACGAGCTTATAAGGTTTGGTGACGTGAAGGACCTCTTTAACGGCGTTGTTCAAGTGTAATTCTGCTTCATCAATATACTTTGTATTACCACGGATGCCGATCGCCGTCCGTTCCGCACCGGGAAGAAAATCAGGATTGTAACCGGCCTTACGGATATTTTCGAGGAGTTCGTCAATCTCTTTCTGGGCCGCTTCTTTTTTAAGGACAATCAGCATGGTTTCCGATATAGCGGGATCGATTTAATGAGTCAAAACAAGAAATCAGCCGTTGTGATCGGAGGAGGGGCCTATGGGACCGCACTGGCGAACCACCTGGCCCGAAAAAAGATCCCGGTGACGCTCTGGGCAAGAGAAGCGGCGATTGTCCGACAGGTTTTAGAACAACACCAGAATGACAGTTTTCTTCCCGGCATCCCACTCGATCCTTCGCTTAAGGCGACCCAGAATCTGGATGAGGCGACTCGGGGGGCCGAACTGGTTATCTGTGCTATCCCTTCCCAGTTTTTGAGGCCGGTTCTAAAGGAGATCATCCCGCGTTTGGACCCCCCGAGTATTTTATTAAATGTTGCGAAGGGAATCGAAACTGCCACGGGTAAGCTTTTATCTGAAGTTTATGAGGAGTTGACCCCTCCCCGGTATCACAGGCAGATTGCCTACCTCTCTGGACCCAGTTTTGCCCGTGAACTGGCAGAGGGGCATCCAAGTGCGGTTGCCTTGGGAAGTCGCGAAGAGGCGGTTGGAACGATAGTTCGGAATTATTTTGAGTCCGACTGTCTGTTTCTTGACCAGACTTCCGATGTGACGGGCGTCGTTGTCGGGGGTGCAGTCAAAAACGTCATTGCGATCGCCTGTGGCATGGCGGATGGATTGGGTTATGGTCATTCCACACGGGCGATGTTCATGACGAAAGGGCTTCATGAGATGATCGCCTTAGGCAAGAAACTGGGGGCCGATCCGGCAACCTTTCATGGTTTGTCAGGGGTCGGCGATCTGATCGTCACCTGCATGGGAGAACTCTCTCGTAACAAAAAGGCCGGAATAGAGGTGGCCCAGGGAAAATCCGTTGAGGAGATCATCTCCAGTGGTTCCGGAGTCGCTGAAGGCTTGGAGACCTCTAAGGCAGTTCATTTTCTTTCCAAAAAATTGGAGATCCGTCTGCCGATCTGCGAAAATGTTTATCGGATTCTCTATGAGGGAAGGCCGATTCGTGAACTGTTTTCTGTTTAAGGGTGTAGATATTTCTCGAAAATAGCCCTTGTCTTCTCACGGCATGAGAGAAATCGATCAACGATCGAGTGGTTGAAGTATCGGTTCTCGAGTTGTGAAAGCCAGTCGGCATTTTCAATCAAGGTGTCGGACTCGCGACCGAAAAAGAGCCTGATCCGGGTTTCCAACTCCCTTAGGTAAAGGTAGGTATTCTGCAGGAACTCGCCCTCTTTTTGGTTGAGAATTCCGCCTCTTTGAAGGGTTGTGAGTGCCTCGAGGGTATTTTGTTTTCTTAAGTTCCGTTCCTCCCGGCCATGGAGTAATTGCAGATATTGCACCAGAAACTCGATATCGACCAACCCACCACGTCCCAGCTTGATTTCGTAATGACCGGGTGATTCCTTGGCGAGTTCCTGCTCCATCCGTATTCGGAGTTGATAGATTTCGGGGGCCGGATCCTGGCTGAGCGGCTCTTCGTAGATCAGTTTGTCCAGAAGCTGGTCGACCTTCCGGATAAAGTTTTCCTCCCCCAGGACAGGGCGGGCCTTGATGAGCGCCTGACGTTCCCAGATCCGTCCGAATTTGTGGTGGTACTCTTCAAATGAATCGAGTGTTGAGACGAGTGTGCCAGCCCTTCCGGACGGGCGGAGCCGGGTGTCAATCGAGTAGGCACGTCCGGCCGCCGTGAGGAGTGAAATGGCGGAGATGATTCTCTCTGACAACTTGGTGTAAAAAGCCATTTCGTCCGGTCGTTCCAGGAGGAAGATCAGGTCCAGGTCAGAAAAGTAGTTGAGTTCCTTCCCGCCAAATTTTCCCATTGCGAGAACAGCGAACGGTCCTTCGGGAGGGGTGATTTTTCGTGACAGCTCCTCCCAGGCGATCTGATGCCCCCCGCGAAGGATTGTCTCTGCGATGATCGTCAGTTCTCGAAAGAGTTGGGGGAGAGGCCAGCGTCCTGCTTCGTCCTGGTCCTCGATTCGCTTTAGCCGCGACCTCTTGAAACGACGCAGGATCTCCAGCCGTTCCTCGAGGTCGGACTCCGCCGAAATTTCCTGATTCAGTTCATTCCAGTGGCTGATGACCGGACCACGCGCCTCGGCCATCGCTCCAAAGCCGGCTAGTCTCTCAAAGCAGGCGGCAACCTCACGTTGGTGCCGATGGAGCTGCTGCAGAAAACGGTCTGGCTCATTGTATCCTGCTTGTCGTGAGAGGATGCTGATCTCTTTTTGTGAGGAAGGAAGGGAATGAAGCTGTTGTTCCTCTCTCATTTGAAGGCGATTTTCCAGACGCCGAAAAAAAATATACGCCTCCCGCAAGCTGTTTTCTTCCTGGGCCGGGAGGAGCGAAAGCCCTTTAAGCACTCGGAGGGAATCGAGCGTGTTTCTCTTTCGAAGCTTCGGTTCCCGGCCTCCATAAAGGAGTTGAAAGGCGGAGACAAAAAATTCAATTTCTCGAATACCGCCCCGGCCGAGCTTGAGATGAAAGGAGCCTGTGGAAAGTCTCTCCACCTCCGTGTTGATCCTCTCCTTCATCTTGCGAATCTCCTGAATGGCGGAGAGATTGGCGGTTCGCGGATAGACAAAGGGGGTGAGCCTTTTGAGACAGTCCCTGCTGACTCGGGCATCTCCCGCCGCATGTTTTCCCTTGATCCAGGCGAGTCGTTCCCAGACGGCGCCTCGAATCTCGTAGTATTTTTCTAATGCATCGATTGAATTGACAATCGGACCATTTCTCCCTTCCGGTCTTAAGTCGAGATCGACCCGGAAGCAGATCCCCTCGTCTGACCGTTCCTGAAGGAGTCGGGTAATCAATTCAGACCCTTTTGCAAAGAATTCAAATTGTTCCTGTTCCTGCCTGAAGGAGCCGCTTTTTTTTGCCCCTTTGCCGGAGAGGTAGAGATAGAGGATATCAATATCAGAGCTGAAATTCAGATCGTCACCTCCCAGCTTACCCAGGCCGATCACGGAAAAAGGGGGGGGCTGGACCGATTTCTCTCCAAGGATCCTGAAGGCGGACCAGCAGGCCCCATCAATCAGGGCGTTGGCGAGCGATGAGAGCTCCAGGCCAATCTCCTCAAAAGAGGCGAGGGCGGATAGATCCCGAACCGTGATCCGGACAAATTCAGAATATTTGTAGAGCCGGAGAATCTTTTGGGCAGAAATGTCGTCGTTCCGGAACCCTTTTTTCAGCAGGGTTGAGATCTCCTGCTTCATCCGCCCTTCTGTTTTTCTTGCCGAAAATGTTTTTCGGATCAGATTTTTTTTAATTATTTCGGGATGCCTTAAGAGGAAATCGACCAAAAAGCGGCTATTGCCAAGGAGTGAGAGGAGTGGATGAAAACGATCCTCTTTAAAGGAAGGACCAAGAAGAGTCCTCAACTCCTTCCACTGGAGTTCCGCGAGTTCCGGATTGGCGGAGTTTGTGAGATCCATTTCGTCTTTGAAGATACCCCAATTTATTTTTCAAGTAACCAAATTTCCTTTAAGACGATGGCGCTTTTGAGATGCAACTTTCCGGGGGTTCTCGAACTTACCTGCCTGTTGATTCTGGTGGAGGTTACCAGCCGACGTCAGGGAACTACGCACTGACGACCGGTCTGCTGATGGGGAGTCCGTTCTACTCAACCCGCTACACCGAATTTGATGCCTGGAAAGACGGATTCAGGACAAAACTGACGACCGCCTCGGGACTGGGCGGGATGCTTGGGACGTCTCTCGCAATGAACCTCGGGATGAAGGTAGCGATGCCGGGGATTGTGAAAACCGTCTCTCTCTTCGGTATTCATTCACCGCTCGCTGCGTTTCTGATCTCAACAACGGCGCTTTCGGCGCTCAGTTCGGGAGGGATGACGTTATTTCAGGGTTGCAATGACGTATGGGCTGCAGAGATTGGGATGGATGGAGACGAACATGAGTACCTC
Coding sequences:
- the pgsA gene encoding CDP-diacylglycerol--glycerol-3-phosphate 3-phosphatidyltransferase; this encodes MPWMERTRARKPLTTDQLLGIANYLTYGRIVIVIIVVFLMMMMNDHDPDRILMTKTLSWICMVLVTIAGISDAVDGYYARKYGVVSSFGKFLDPLADKLLSMSVLIMLLSLGRVPAWIVVLLVARDVTITAVRSMAAAEGIEIAASWWGKRKTLIQTIALGFLLVHHQFYFLNPHAVGMGLLWVTLFVSIGSALHYITGFFSEVLTRKKGGDYGSRTSH
- a CDS encoding NAD(P)-dependent glycerol-3-phosphate dehydrogenase — encoded protein: MSQNKKSAVVIGGGAYGTALANHLARKKIPVTLWAREAAIVRQVLEQHQNDSFLPGIPLDPSLKATQNLDEATRGAELVICAIPSQFLRPVLKEIIPRLDPPSILLNVAKGIETATGKLLSEVYEELTPPRYHRQIAYLSGPSFARELAEGHPSAVALGSREEAVGTIVRNYFESDCLFLDQTSDVTGVVVGGAVKNVIAIACGMADGLGYGHSTRAMFMTKGLHEMIALGKKLGADPATFHGLSGVGDLIVTCMGELSRNKKAGIEVAQGKSVEEIISSGSGVAEGLETSKAVHFLSKKLEIRLPICENVYRILYEGRPIRELFSV
- a CDS encoding dodecin domain-containing protein, which encodes MAVARVTELVASSTESWDDAARQAVTRAAKTLRGITGIEIVRQTAKVDKGRIAEFRIHAKITFVLEK
- the aroF gene encoding 3-deoxy-7-phosphoheptulonate synthase; the protein is MLIVLKKEAAQKEIDELLENIRKAGYNPDFLPGAERTAIGIRGNTKYIDEAELHLNNAVKEVLHVTKPYKLVSREWRIQDTLIRLKNGVTFGGSNPPVIIAGPCSVESETHVFETAECLFKNKVKAIRGGAFKPRTSPYAFQGLGVEGLKYLRKAADQFGLAVVTELLHLETLDEVVRYADMIQVGARNMQNFEMLRRLGEIRKPVLLKRGMAATIEEFLLAAEYILAGGNDQVVLCERGIRTFETATRNTLDLNAVAYIREVSHLPIIVDPSHGTGRASLVAPLTRAAIAAGAAGVIIEIHKEPSKALSDGFQTLNFQQFEELLRSISLARSESDAR